A genome region from Microbacterium sp. CGR2 includes the following:
- the mraZ gene encoding division/cell wall cluster transcriptional repressor MraZ, producing MLLGTHSPKLDDKGRVILPAKFREDLGGGIVVTRGQERCLYVFSTAEFEAMHERIRQAPLANKQARDFMRLFLSGASAEMPDSQNRITIPQPLRQYAGLQKELIVTGVGAHAEIWDAESWNAYLAAGEETYSDLEQEVIPGLF from the coding sequence GTGTTGCTAGGGACGCATTCTCCGAAGCTGGACGACAAAGGACGGGTCATCCTTCCCGCGAAGTTCCGTGAAGACCTGGGTGGCGGCATCGTCGTCACCCGCGGCCAGGAACGCTGCCTCTACGTGTTCAGCACGGCCGAATTCGAGGCGATGCACGAGCGGATCCGTCAGGCGCCGCTCGCCAACAAGCAGGCGCGTGACTTCATGCGTCTGTTCCTCTCCGGTGCCAGTGCGGAGATGCCAGACAGTCAGAACCGCATCACCATCCCGCAGCCCCTCCGTCAGTACGCAGGCCTGCAGAAGGAACTCATCGTCACCGGAGTCGGCGCACACGCCGAGATCTGGGATGCCGAGAGCTGGAACGCCTACCTCGCGGCCGGTGAGGAGACCTACTCCGATCTCGAGCAGGAGGTGATTCCGGGACTCTTCTGA
- a CDS encoding DUF3040 domain-containing protein: MPLSEQEQRLLDEMERHLLHNDADVVSAPSGDRALSYRNLVYGALLLLAGVGGLVAGVILGDVWGIVVGVVGFAAMLAGVMVAVTPVSRAPGTAVPRQSSPSKPQSSASFMDRMNDRWDRRQDGR, from the coding sequence ATGCCACTCTCCGAACAGGAGCAGCGTCTGCTCGATGAGATGGAACGCCATCTCCTGCACAATGACGCCGACGTCGTGAGCGCGCCTTCGGGCGATCGTGCGCTGAGCTATCGAAACCTCGTCTACGGGGCGCTTCTCCTCCTTGCCGGTGTCGGCGGTCTCGTGGCCGGGGTCATCCTCGGAGACGTGTGGGGGATCGTCGTCGGTGTCGTCGGTTTCGCCGCGATGCTCGCCGGCGTCATGGTCGCCGTCACTCCGGTGAGCCGCGCCCCCGGCACCGCCGTCCCGCGCCAGAGTTCGCCGTCGAAACCGCAGAGTTCGGCCTCGTTCATGGATCGCATGAACGACCGATGGGACCGCCGCCAAGACGGCCGCTGA
- a CDS encoding polyprenyl synthetase family protein: MLGVVPSPASVPDFVAERLDHFLSRMRTESADYGPDALGFLDAAAATLDGGKRLRARFCHAGWRSIARFRDRDALESEALWDVCAALEIFQSAALVHDDLIDNSDTRRGRPAAHRALEESHRSARWAGDAEAFGRASAVLLGDLLVAWSDDLLESALDGHPHARTVRSEYARMRRDVTTGQFLDVAEESAWRVSAAESHAARALRVASLKSARYSIEQPLVLGSALAGADDDQVAALRRFGHPVGMAFQLRDDILGVFGDAAVTGKPAGDDLREGKRTVLVALTREALDASARSVLDEMLGDRELTREQVSFVQATVADSGALDRVEAMIADYAREADRALSGARLDNAAVGELRDLARAATVRSA; this comes from the coding sequence ATGCTGGGAGTCGTGCCGTCCCCCGCCTCTGTCCCCGACTTCGTCGCCGAACGCCTGGACCATTTTCTCTCCAGGATGCGAACGGAATCGGCCGACTACGGACCCGACGCCCTCGGCTTCCTCGACGCCGCCGCTGCGACACTCGACGGCGGTAAGCGCCTCCGCGCACGGTTCTGCCATGCCGGCTGGCGGTCGATCGCGAGGTTCCGTGACCGCGACGCCCTCGAAAGCGAAGCACTCTGGGATGTCTGCGCCGCCCTGGAGATCTTCCAGTCCGCAGCGCTCGTCCACGACGACTTGATCGACAACTCCGATACCCGACGCGGTCGTCCGGCCGCGCATCGCGCGCTCGAGGAGTCGCACCGATCGGCCCGCTGGGCGGGCGACGCGGAAGCGTTCGGTCGAGCCTCCGCCGTGCTGCTCGGCGACCTGCTGGTGGCGTGGAGCGATGACCTCCTGGAATCCGCGCTCGATGGCCACCCCCACGCGCGCACCGTCCGCTCCGAGTACGCCCGGATGCGGCGTGACGTGACGACCGGTCAGTTCCTGGACGTCGCGGAGGAGTCGGCGTGGAGGGTCAGCGCCGCCGAGAGCCACGCCGCGCGAGCCCTGCGGGTCGCGTCGTTGAAGTCCGCTCGCTACAGCATCGAGCAGCCCCTGGTGTTGGGCAGCGCGCTCGCTGGCGCCGACGACGACCAGGTCGCAGCCCTACGGCGCTTCGGACACCCCGTCGGGATGGCATTCCAGTTGCGGGATGACATCCTCGGTGTCTTCGGCGATGCAGCCGTCACCGGGAAGCCGGCCGGCGACGACTTGCGCGAAGGGAAACGCACCGTCCTCGTCGCTCTCACCAGGGAAGCGCTGGACGCCTCCGCTCGGAGTGTGCTGGACGAGATGCTCGGCGACCGCGAACTCACCCGGGAACAGGTCTCGTTCGTGCAGGCGACTGTTGCGGATTCCGGAGCGCTCGACCGCGTGGAGGCCATGATCGCCGACTACGCGCGGGAAGCGGATCGGGCGCTGTCAGGGGCCCGCCTCGACAACGCCGCAGTCGGCGAACTGCGCGATCTTGCGCGCGCGGCCACGGTACGCTCCGCCTGA
- a CDS encoding Rv2175c family DNA-binding protein produces the protein MSENEAVTPATEWLTMPDLVEVLGEPLGRVRRLIDDHYLVGSRRTGVFAVPSIFIVDGAPLSSLRGTIIVLQDAGFTDDELIDWLLAEDESLGRSPIDALLAGHKSAVRRLARTLA, from the coding sequence GTGTCTGAGAACGAAGCTGTCACCCCCGCCACCGAGTGGCTCACGATGCCCGACCTGGTCGAGGTTCTGGGCGAACCGCTGGGCCGCGTCCGTCGGTTGATCGACGACCACTACCTCGTCGGATCGCGCCGCACCGGGGTGTTCGCCGTGCCGTCGATCTTCATCGTCGACGGAGCTCCCCTCAGTTCGCTGCGGGGGACGATCATCGTGCTGCAGGACGCGGGCTTCACCGACGATGAGCTGATCGACTGGCTGCTCGCAGAAGACGAAAGTCTCGGCCGTTCGCCGATCGATGCGCTCCTCGCCGGCCACAAGAGCGCTGTGCGCCGCCTGGCCCGCACTCTCGCCTGA
- a CDS encoding LysM peptidoglycan-binding domain-containing protein, with the protein MRQITATRRTRYLQLGMPAAVLGTLAGTLVAAPAQAASAAAIEPHRSAQARVVPAQVPPSSYQVQPGDTVWAIAERFGLRTGDLLAWNGLSPRSVIHPGQTLTLRTPAAASVPAPAPVRTTASSHTVAAGDTVYAIAQKHGTTVDAVLAANGLTKASIIYPGQKLVLSESSAATTAPAAAPVAPAAAAASATHTVVAGDTVFGIAQKHGTTPQSLFALNGLTSSSVIYPGQKLTVRAKPAAEAASVRGQRTAALTAEQASNAARIIRIGRELGVSDRGIAIALATGMVESSLRNLHGGDRDSLGVFQQRPSMGWGTPDQIMDADRSTRVFYGGQSDPNGQATRGLLDIAGWESMSFTDAAQAVQISAYPTRYGQWETQAYAWLGLHG; encoded by the coding sequence TTGAGACAGATCACCGCCACGCGACGTACGCGATATCTCCAGCTCGGCATGCCGGCCGCAGTCCTCGGCACGCTTGCCGGGACTCTGGTCGCAGCGCCCGCCCAGGCCGCTTCGGCAGCTGCCATCGAGCCCCACCGTTCTGCACAAGCACGGGTCGTGCCCGCTCAGGTCCCGCCGTCGAGCTACCAGGTCCAGCCGGGCGACACGGTGTGGGCGATCGCCGAGCGATTCGGTCTTCGCACCGGCGATCTGCTCGCCTGGAACGGACTTTCGCCGCGTTCGGTCATCCACCCCGGGCAGACCCTGACCCTGCGAACGCCCGCGGCCGCCTCCGTCCCGGCGCCGGCCCCCGTCAGGACGACCGCCTCCTCGCACACCGTGGCGGCCGGCGACACCGTCTACGCGATCGCGCAGAAGCACGGCACCACCGTCGACGCCGTGCTGGCCGCGAACGGCCTCACGAAGGCGTCGATCATCTATCCCGGCCAGAAGCTCGTGCTCTCTGAATCGTCCGCTGCGACGACAGCGCCGGCCGCGGCGCCTGTCGCACCCGCGGCCGCCGCAGCCTCCGCGACGCACACCGTCGTCGCCGGCGACACCGTCTTCGGCATCGCGCAGAAGCACGGCACGACGCCGCAGTCCCTCTTCGCGCTCAACGGTCTCACTTCCTCCTCCGTCATCTACCCGGGCCAGAAGCTCACCGTTCGGGCGAAGCCCGCGGCGGAGGCGGCGTCGGTGAGGGGACAGCGCACGGCCGCTCTCACCGCCGAGCAGGCGTCGAACGCCGCACGGATCATCCGGATCGGTCGCGAGCTCGGCGTCTCCGACCGCGGCATCGCCATCGCACTCGCGACCGGCATGGTCGAGTCGAGCCTGCGCAATCTGCACGGCGGTGACCGCGACTCGCTCGGCGTCTTCCAGCAGCGCCCGAGCATGGGATGGGGAACCCCGGACCAGATCATGGACGCGGACCGCAGCACCCGGGTGTTCTACGGCGGACAGAGCGACCCCAACGGCCAGGCGACGCGCGGCCTTCTCGACATCGCGGGATGGGAGAGCATGTCGTTCACCGACGCCGCTCAGGCGGTGCAGATCTCGGCCTATCCGACCCGTTACGGCCAGTGGGAGACGCAGGCATATGCCTGGCTCGGCCTTCATGGCTGA
- the pknB gene encoding Stk1 family PASTA domain-containing Ser/Thr kinase, with protein MTSNQQADPLIGRLVDGRYRVRARIARGGMATVYVATDLRLERRIALKVMHAHLSDDSAFQSRFIQEARAAARLADPHVVNVFDQGQDGELAYLVMEYLPGITLRELMREQKRLTIPQTITIMDAILAGLSAAHRAGIVHRDVKPENVLLAEDGRIKIGDFGLARATTANTATGQQLLGTIAYLAPELVTRGTADARSDIYALGIMLYEMLVGEQPYKGEQPMQIAFQHATESVPRPSVRNPAVPEQLDELVLWATEKSPDERPDDAQQMLERLREIERDLGIAPAVAAATTSQRSQADSGDLTKVMPSTMVIADPTAPVAPAIDNATVLRRRASKRRARGAFLLTLVLLLAVLAGGVGWWFGSGPGSLVAVPAVAGGSYDDAAAALTAEGFVPVRGEENSIDVAADTVIRTDPDTGARLDKGAEVTVFVSVGPSSHAVETLNGKTESEARDYLSEISVNVTDDPLILFSDADDGVVINAYVTPRDGGEVYQCSEGCDLREDDTVELYVSAGAFPDVSGMGLDEATKTLTDKGLQVTDEPSYQFSDANEGVVLGVADRAEEGNWRPGDSVQLIVSKGPELFPVPNVADRTLGEAKQILEDNGFSASYAPWGDLPGFAELATVTGQDPGPDGSLPRGGTVNLSIQLSG; from the coding sequence GTGACGTCCAATCAGCAAGCCGACCCCCTCATCGGGCGGCTTGTCGACGGCCGTTACCGCGTTCGCGCACGAATCGCTCGTGGCGGGATGGCGACGGTGTACGTCGCCACCGATCTTCGCCTCGAGCGCCGCATCGCACTGAAGGTCATGCACGCGCACCTCAGCGACGACTCCGCCTTCCAAAGTCGGTTCATCCAAGAGGCTCGGGCCGCCGCGCGGCTCGCCGATCCGCACGTGGTCAACGTCTTCGACCAGGGCCAGGACGGCGAGCTCGCCTACCTCGTGATGGAGTACCTGCCCGGCATCACGCTCCGTGAGCTGATGCGTGAGCAGAAGCGGCTGACGATCCCCCAGACCATCACGATCATGGACGCCATCCTCGCGGGCCTCTCCGCTGCCCACCGCGCCGGTATCGTGCACCGCGACGTGAAGCCGGAGAACGTCCTGCTGGCCGAGGACGGCCGCATCAAGATCGGCGACTTCGGCCTGGCGCGCGCGACGACCGCGAACACGGCGACCGGCCAGCAGCTGCTCGGAACGATCGCGTATCTCGCTCCGGAACTCGTGACACGAGGCACAGCCGACGCCCGGAGCGACATCTATGCGCTCGGCATCATGCTCTACGAGATGCTGGTCGGCGAGCAGCCCTACAAGGGCGAGCAGCCGATGCAGATCGCCTTCCAGCACGCCACCGAGTCGGTGCCGCGACCGAGCGTCCGCAATCCCGCCGTTCCCGAGCAGCTCGACGAGCTCGTGCTGTGGGCGACCGAGAAGTCCCCGGATGAACGCCCGGACGACGCGCAGCAGATGCTCGAGCGGCTTCGCGAGATCGAACGCGATCTGGGCATCGCACCCGCCGTCGCCGCCGCCACCACTTCCCAGCGCAGCCAGGCGGACTCCGGCGATCTCACCAAGGTGATGCCCAGCACGATGGTCATCGCCGATCCGACGGCGCCCGTGGCCCCGGCGATCGACAACGCGACCGTGCTGCGCCGACGAGCATCGAAGCGTCGCGCCCGCGGCGCGTTCCTTCTCACGCTGGTGCTGTTGCTGGCTGTGCTCGCCGGCGGTGTGGGCTGGTGGTTCGGGTCCGGGCCAGGTTCGCTCGTGGCCGTTCCCGCGGTCGCCGGTGGGAGCTACGACGACGCCGCGGCCGCGTTGACGGCGGAAGGCTTCGTGCCGGTGCGGGGCGAGGAGAACTCGATCGATGTCGCTGCCGACACCGTCATCCGCACCGATCCCGACACGGGCGCACGGCTCGACAAGGGAGCAGAGGTGACCGTCTTCGTCTCGGTCGGCCCGTCGTCTCATGCCGTCGAGACGCTCAACGGGAAGACGGAGAGCGAAGCGAGAGACTACCTGAGCGAGATCAGCGTCAACGTCACCGACGATCCCCTGATCCTCTTCTCGGATGCCGACGACGGAGTCGTCATCAATGCCTACGTCACACCGCGCGACGGCGGCGAGGTGTATCAGTGCAGCGAGGGATGCGACCTCCGCGAGGACGACACCGTCGAACTCTACGTCTCGGCCGGCGCCTTCCCGGATGTATCCGGCATGGGGCTGGACGAAGCGACCAAGACCCTGACCGACAAGGGACTGCAGGTCACCGACGAGCCGAGCTACCAGTTCAGCGATGCGAACGAGGGAGTCGTGCTCGGTGTCGCCGATCGCGCGGAAGAGGGCAACTGGCGTCCGGGCGACAGCGTGCAGCTGATCGTCTCGAAGGGGCCGGAACTCTTCCCGGTTCCGAACGTCGCCGACAGGACTCTGGGAGAGGCGAAGCAGATCCTGGAGGACAACGGCTTCTCCGCCTCCTACGCACCGTGGGGCGACCTCCCGGGCTTCGCCGAGCTCGCCACCGTCACAGGCCAGGATCCCGGCCCGGACGGGTCACTTCCCCGTGGCGGCACCGTGAACCTGTCGATCCAACTCAGCGGCTGA
- a CDS encoding class II 3-deoxy-7-phosphoheptulonate synthase, whose protein sequence is MLPHHIDALDAWRSLPIKQQPQWPDADAVADVSRQIAALPPLVFAGEVDNLRDRLARAASGKAFLLQGGDCAETFAGATAEQIRNRIKTVLQMAVVLTYGASMPIVKMGRMAGQFAKPRSSDNETRGDVTLPAYRGDIVNGYDFTEGSRRADPNRLLQGYHTAVSTLNLIRAFTQGGFADLREVHSWNKGFAQNPANQRYERMAAEIDRAINFMEAAGADFDELKRVEFFTGHEGLLMDYERPMTRIDSRTDTPYNTSAHFLWIGERTRDLDGAHVDYFSKIRNPIGVKLGPTTSPDTALALIDKLDPNREPGRLTFITRMGAGKIRDALPPLLEAVRDSGAQPLWVTDPMHGNGITTPTGYKTRRFDDVVDEVRGFFEAHRAVGTFPGGIHVELTGDDVTECLGGSEHIDEAALATRYESLCDPRLNHMQSLELAFLVAEELENR, encoded by the coding sequence ATGCTCCCGCACCACATCGACGCCCTTGATGCCTGGCGCTCGCTTCCCATCAAGCAGCAGCCGCAGTGGCCCGACGCGGATGCCGTCGCCGACGTCTCCCGCCAGATCGCCGCGCTGCCCCCGCTGGTATTCGCGGGCGAGGTCGACAACCTCCGGGATCGCCTCGCGCGCGCCGCATCCGGCAAAGCCTTCCTCCTACAGGGCGGCGACTGCGCCGAGACCTTCGCGGGAGCGACGGCCGAGCAGATCCGCAACCGCATCAAGACGGTGCTGCAGATGGCGGTCGTCCTCACGTACGGCGCCTCGATGCCCATCGTCAAGATGGGGCGCATGGCCGGGCAGTTCGCCAAGCCGCGGTCGAGTGACAACGAGACGCGGGGCGACGTCACGCTTCCCGCCTACCGGGGCGACATCGTCAACGGCTACGACTTCACCGAGGGCTCTCGCCGCGCTGACCCGAACCGGCTGCTCCAGGGCTACCACACCGCCGTCTCGACCCTGAACCTCATCCGCGCGTTCACCCAGGGTGGTTTCGCCGATCTTCGTGAAGTGCACTCCTGGAACAAGGGCTTCGCGCAGAACCCCGCCAACCAGCGCTACGAGCGCATGGCGGCCGAGATCGATCGCGCGATCAACTTCATGGAGGCGGCCGGCGCCGACTTCGATGAACTCAAGCGCGTCGAGTTCTTCACCGGGCACGAAGGCCTCCTGATGGACTACGAGCGTCCGATGACGCGCATCGACTCACGTACCGACACTCCGTACAACACGTCGGCGCACTTCCTCTGGATCGGTGAGCGCACGCGCGACCTCGACGGTGCGCACGTCGACTACTTCTCGAAGATCCGAAACCCCATCGGAGTGAAGCTGGGCCCGACGACGTCTCCCGACACCGCGCTCGCACTGATCGACAAGCTCGACCCGAACCGCGAGCCCGGGCGTCTGACCTTCATCACGCGGATGGGGGCGGGCAAGATCCGTGACGCCCTGCCGCCGCTGCTGGAAGCGGTGCGGGATTCGGGTGCACAGCCGCTGTGGGTCACCGACCCGATGCACGGCAACGGGATCACCACGCCGACCGGCTACAAGACGCGCCGATTCGATGATGTCGTCGACGAGGTCCGCGGGTTCTTCGAGGCGCACCGGGCAGTCGGTACCTTCCCCGGCGGCATCCACGTCGAGCTCACCGGTGACGACGTCACCGAGTGCCTCGGCGGCTCGGAGCACATCGACGAGGCTGCCCTCGCCACCCGGTACGAGAGCCTCTGCGATCCGCGCCTGAACCACATGCAGTCCCTGGAGCTGGCCTTCCTCGTGGCTGAGGAGCTCGAGAACCGCTGA
- a CDS encoding 1-acyl-sn-glycerol-3-phosphate acyltransferase, whose translation MFYWLMKYVVIGPVVKGIFRPWIVGRNNVPASGAAILASNHLSFADSIFLPLVIDRSMSFLAKSDYFTGRGIKGVATKFFMKATGQIPIDRSGGKASEASLNTGLQVLGGGDLLGIYPEGTRSPDGKLYRGRTGIARMALEAKVPVVPVIMVDTDTAMPIGRRVPRVMRVGIVIGEPLDFSRYEGMENDRYILRSVTDEIMVALQRLGQQEYEDVYASTVKDRVPARVTRGS comes from the coding sequence ATGTTCTACTGGCTGATGAAGTACGTCGTGATCGGCCCTGTGGTCAAGGGGATCTTTCGCCCCTGGATCGTGGGGCGCAACAACGTGCCCGCGAGCGGTGCGGCCATCCTCGCCAGCAACCACCTCTCGTTCGCCGACTCCATCTTTCTTCCGCTGGTGATCGACCGGTCGATGTCCTTCCTCGCCAAGAGCGACTACTTCACCGGGCGCGGCATCAAGGGGGTCGCCACCAAGTTCTTCATGAAGGCGACGGGTCAGATCCCGATCGACCGCTCCGGCGGAAAGGCATCAGAGGCGTCTCTGAACACCGGCCTCCAGGTGCTGGGGGGCGGTGACCTGCTCGGAATCTATCCCGAGGGCACCCGCAGCCCCGACGGCAAGCTGTATCGAGGCCGCACGGGCATCGCGCGCATGGCGCTCGAAGCGAAGGTGCCTGTCGTCCCGGTGATCATGGTCGACACCGACACCGCCATGCCCATCGGACGCCGGGTTCCCCGTGTGATGCGCGTCGGGATCGTGATCGGTGAGCCGCTCGATTTCTCCCGATACGAAGGTATGGAGAACGACCGGTACATCCTCCGCTCGGTCACCGATGAGATCATGGTGGCCCTGCAGCGGCTGGGGCAGCAGGAGTATGAAGACGTGTATGCATCGACCGTGAAGGATCGCGTTCCCGCCCGCGTCACACGGGGCTCCTAG
- a CDS encoding long-chain fatty acid--CoA ligase: protein MVQFEVPAIIPADPDANVADLLVKRVEATPDRALFSVPEGEGWRDISAADFQTAVVALAKGLAAAGIQPGEKVGFLARTTYEWTLVDFALFYAGAVMVPIYETSSPSQIQWILEDSGAIALIVESPEHFARVDEVRSELPLIREVWQLHLGAIDTLTAQGSSVTDEEIVRRRGLAIGSDIATLIYTSGSTGRPKGCVLTHSNFVELTRNSAMALSAVVQTPGASTLLFITTAHVFARFISILDIHAGVRTGHQPDTRQLLPALGSFKPTFLLAVPRVFEKVYNSAEQKAEAGGKGKIFRAAADVAIEHSKLLEEGKKIPVGMKLKFALFNKLVYSKLRTAMGGNVVYAVSGSAPLGPRLGHFFHSLGVVILEGYGLTETTAPATVNLADKSKIGTVGPALPGVGVRLGDDGEIEVRGINVFKEYWNNPAATAEAFSDGGWFRTGDIGSFDSEGFLTITGRKKEIIVTAGGKNVAPAALEDPIRANPIIGQVVVVGDQRPFISALVTLDPEMLPTWLANNGLDAKMSLQEASRSAEVRAEVQRAVDAANARVSRAESIRKFTILDSEWTEASGHLTPKLSIKRNVIMSDFAGEISAIYDEPVSTTNVPIGG from the coding sequence GTGGTCCAGTTTGAAGTCCCCGCGATCATTCCCGCCGATCCCGATGCGAACGTCGCTGACCTGCTGGTCAAACGCGTCGAGGCGACCCCTGACCGAGCTCTGTTCTCCGTCCCTGAGGGCGAAGGCTGGCGGGACATCTCGGCTGCCGACTTCCAGACGGCCGTGGTCGCTCTCGCCAAGGGTCTGGCAGCGGCGGGCATCCAGCCCGGCGAGAAGGTCGGGTTCCTCGCCCGCACCACGTACGAATGGACTCTCGTCGACTTCGCCCTGTTCTACGCCGGCGCGGTGATGGTTCCGATCTACGAGACCAGCTCACCCTCGCAGATCCAGTGGATCCTCGAGGACTCCGGCGCGATCGCGCTCATCGTCGAGTCCCCTGAGCACTTCGCCCGAGTCGACGAGGTTCGCAGCGAACTGCCGCTGATCCGTGAGGTGTGGCAGTTGCACCTCGGGGCCATCGACACCCTGACCGCGCAGGGATCTTCGGTCACGGACGAAGAGATCGTCCGTCGGCGTGGCCTCGCCATCGGTTCCGACATCGCCACCCTCATCTACACCTCCGGCTCGACGGGACGCCCGAAGGGCTGTGTGCTCACCCACAGCAACTTCGTCGAGCTCACCCGCAACTCCGCGATGGCGCTGAGTGCCGTCGTGCAGACGCCGGGCGCATCGACCCTGCTCTTCATCACGACCGCCCACGTCTTCGCACGATTCATCTCCATCCTCGACATCCACGCCGGCGTCCGCACCGGTCATCAGCCGGACACGCGCCAACTCCTCCCCGCTCTCGGCTCCTTCAAGCCGACCTTCCTCCTCGCCGTCCCGCGCGTCTTCGAGAAGGTCTACAACTCGGCTGAGCAGAAGGCGGAAGCCGGCGGCAAGGGCAAGATCTTCCGCGCCGCAGCCGACGTCGCCATCGAGCACTCGAAGCTCCTCGAAGAGGGCAAGAAGATCCCCGTCGGGATGAAGCTCAAGTTCGCCCTGTTCAACAAGCTCGTCTACAGCAAGCTCCGCACGGCGATGGGCGGCAACGTCGTCTACGCCGTGTCCGGATCCGCGCCCCTGGGCCCGCGGCTGGGGCACTTCTTCCACAGCCTCGGGGTCGTGATCCTCGAAGGCTACGGCCTGACGGAGACAACCGCTCCAGCGACGGTGAACCTCGCCGACAAGTCGAAGATCGGCACCGTCGGCCCCGCACTCCCCGGCGTCGGGGTGCGTCTCGGCGATGACGGCGAGATCGAGGTACGTGGCATCAACGTCTTCAAGGAGTACTGGAACAACCCGGCGGCCACCGCCGAAGCGTTCAGCGACGGCGGATGGTTCCGCACCGGAGACATCGGCAGCTTCGACTCGGAGGGCTTCCTGACCATCACCGGCCGGAAGAAGGAGATCATCGTCACCGCCGGCGGCAAGAACGTCGCCCCCGCGGCACTCGAGGATCCCATCCGCGCGAACCCGATCATCGGTCAGGTCGTGGTGGTCGGCGATCAGCGCCCGTTCATCTCCGCCCTTGTCACCCTCGACCCTGAGATGCTCCCGACCTGGCTCGCCAACAACGGGCTCGACGCGAAGATGTCCCTTCAGGAGGCATCCCGAAGCGCAGAGGTCCGCGCGGAGGTGCAGCGCGCCGTCGATGCGGCGAATGCGCGCGTGTCTCGGGCCGAATCGATCCGCAAGTTCACGATCCTCGACTCGGAGTGGACAGAGGCCTCCGGCCACCTGACGCCGAAGCTGTCGATCAAGCGCAACGTCATCATGAGCGACTTCGCGGGCGAGATCTCGGCGATCTACGATGAGCCGGTCTCGACGACCAACGTGCCCATCGGCGGCTGA
- the def gene encoding peptide deformylase: MAVRDIRIFGDPVLRTVCTPVDEVDDGIRALVTDLLETVEVPGRAGVAAPQIGVAVRAFSYNVDGDIGYILNPVLTEVRGDPVPTGEGCLSVPGLWHDALRHPWARVEGIDLDGNPVVLEGEGLLAQALQHETDHLDGKLYLSRLDPETRKRAMREVRESSWF; encoded by the coding sequence ATGGCAGTACGCGACATCCGCATCTTCGGTGATCCGGTTCTCCGCACCGTCTGCACGCCGGTCGACGAGGTGGATGACGGCATCCGCGCTCTGGTGACCGATCTTCTGGAGACCGTCGAGGTGCCCGGTCGCGCGGGCGTGGCGGCGCCGCAGATCGGTGTCGCCGTCCGAGCGTTCAGCTACAACGTCGACGGGGACATCGGGTACATCCTCAACCCGGTGCTCACCGAGGTGCGCGGTGATCCGGTGCCGACGGGGGAAGGATGCCTGTCGGTTCCCGGCCTCTGGCACGACGCGCTGCGCCACCCGTGGGCGCGCGTCGAGGGCATCGACCTCGATGGGAATCCGGTCGTGCTCGAGGGGGAGGGCCTGCTGGCTCAGGCGCTGCAGCACGAGACGGACCACCTGGACGGGAAGCTCTATCTGTCTCGTCTCGATCCGGAGACGCGGAAACGCGCGATGCGCGAAGTGCGGGAGAGCTCCTGGTTCTGA